From Archocentrus centrarchus isolate MPI-CPG fArcCen1 unplaced genomic scaffold, fArcCen1 scaffold_29_ctg1, whole genome shotgun sequence:
AAAACGAAGTGCAAGAAGTCTGTCGGTCACAGTCCTGTGTCGTTGTACGTGGGTTTGACCACCTTCAGGATGCTCTGTGCGTTCTCCTCCACCAGAGGGCGCCACTTCACCTCTCCTGTAAGCAACAGGTCGTCTCCGTCCAGAGCGTCGATGTACTGCATCTGCACACAGCAGGACGTCCACATTTACTTTCAGAGGAATGAAAACCACCAGATTTAAAACAGCTGATCAGGAGGAAAAGGATCAAGCATTGATCTTCACTTTAAAGCTCTCAGTGCCAAAATGCAAACTAACAAATGTCTGACAGTGAGCGCCTCACTGTGGCAGAAcgttttacattaaaatgtgcaaataaactAAAACCCGAGTCGCTCGTCAGCACAAAAGAAGGAGCTCAGGGGGAGCACAAGTCTGGATAATTGAATAAGTgcttaagaaaatggatggactgaTGGAGAAATATGCTGAGGCCTTAATAGGCCACCACACATTTCAAATGtaacaacaaactgcagctgttcTGAAAGAGCTCACCTGTTTGCGTACATACTCCACCATGAGCTCAAGCTGTCTGGGGTCTTCGCACTGACGATTGAACAGGTTTCTCCACAGAGCCGCAGCCAACACACAGTCATCAGACAAGACTCCCTGCAGGGACGGGCACAGTTCATTCACTCTGCACAACAAGTATGTTCACATGGATGAAGATGTGCTCAAAGAAAGGTCCTTTTCTATTCTGATATGTGTGGTTGAAGCAGTGATGTCGGGTTATAAAATGTGGACGTGTTTGTCGACATGTCGCAGCTGTGTGAACCAGTCGGGATCCAGACTGTGGACTGGAGTTAAAACAGAACGAGAGAGTCTGCAGTACATCTAAGATGGACTTCTTGATTTTGACTCTTACAGTGATTTAATCTCAATACGTTAAGTTTAAAATTTTTCATCCTACCTCGTCGTATCCAAATATCGCTGCATAGAAGGTTTCGGTCATTGCTTTCATCGCTTCCTTTCTGTGGATGGCATCGATCTGCATCATgagatagaaaaaaacaaaaaaaacaaagtgaagcagCAGAGAAACGTGCTCCCTGGAGAATGAGAATATCTTACGTTTTGTGGGTTTGTGGCAAGCAGCAACTTCTGggctgaaaaaagaagcagcaaatGCTTATgtgccaaaaacatgcagttccTGTAATTTCCACtagaggctccagcagtgagtcagtccccacagactcccatgttataGCTAATTTCTTTGttcataacagctgtaaagGGGGAGAATGTTTTTGTAACTCACGTGTTTAAATtggattaaggcttaaagtt
This genomic window contains:
- the uqcc1 gene encoding ubiquinol-cytochrome c reductase complex assembly factor 1 isoform X3; the encoded protein is MGFTGPLKYNKWKIKIAALRMYTCCVERINYDEFFEKCTLPDTLNSWFLVAQLHVWMCLVRMRQEGREGKYMCRYIVHSMWEDVEQRSKIMGIDAIHRKEAMKAMTETFYAAIFGYDEGVLSDDCVLAAALWRNLFNRQCEDPRQLELMVEYVRKQMQYIDALDGDDLLLTGEVKWRPLVEENAQSILKVVKPTYNDTGL